The following coding sequences are from one Triticum dicoccoides isolate Atlit2015 ecotype Zavitan chromosome 4A, WEW_v2.0, whole genome shotgun sequence window:
- the LOC119287816 gene encoding dormancy-associated protein homolog 3-like, producing the protein MGLLDQLWDDTVAGPRPDHGFSKLRKYSSFSPSSPAAEDVAPAVTRSITIARPPSLSLPSGESSSVPSSPGSAPDSPFAAATSRRDGWRAFRRKSKIANVDVVRAEAAVGPRSPTVYDWVVISSLD; encoded by the exons ATGGGGCTCCTCGACCAGCTCTGGGACGACACGGTCGCCGGCCCGCGGCCGGACCACGGCTTCAGCAAGCTCCGGAAATACTCCTCCTTCTCGCCCTCGAGCCCGGCGGCCGAAGACGTCGCGCCGGCGGTGACCCGCAGCATCACCATCGCCCGGCCGCCGTCTCTTTCCCTCCCGTCCGGCGAGTCGAGCTCCGTGCCGTCCTCCCCGGGCAGTGCGCCGGACTCCCCGTTCGCAGCAG CTACCAGTAGGAGAGACGGCTGGAGGGCGTTTCGCCGGAAATCCAAGATCGCCAATGTCGACGTCGTCCGGGCAGAGGCGGCCGTCGGGCCCAGGAGCCCCACCGTGTACGACTG GGTGGTGATCAGTTCATTGGACTGA